Proteins from a genomic interval of Nocardia sp. BMG51109:
- a CDS encoding DUF5753 domain-containing protein has product MAPLSPTVARWELVLRLRELRELRGFDSATFARQVGFTPANWSHVEKGRRVLTSNTIGPVLDLLEVGDEERDELLTLLAASKDRGWWAKSSALIGPDLQRYYGMEYGADSVRSYDSLVVPGLLQTEDYARALISADVMIRPVQVEQLVAVRMRRQQRLRGPDRVELTAVMSEATLLQQIGGPKVLHGQLRYLADLLEDIETVEVRVIPFSAPAGAILGGSSFHLLDFADESLPTFAWAESAVFGGAVDNPEQVRDLAFAYVRALDQSLGRTESLALIRKHADV; this is encoded by the coding sequence ATGGCTCCCCTGTCCCCTACGGTTGCCCGCTGGGAATTGGTCCTGCGCCTGCGTGAACTGCGTGAACTACGCGGCTTCGATTCGGCGACGTTCGCCAGGCAGGTCGGCTTCACCCCCGCCAACTGGTCGCATGTGGAGAAGGGCCGCCGGGTGCTGACGTCGAACACCATCGGACCCGTGCTGGATCTGCTGGAGGTGGGAGACGAGGAGCGCGACGAACTGCTCACCCTGCTCGCGGCCAGCAAGGATCGCGGCTGGTGGGCCAAGTCGTCGGCGCTGATCGGGCCGGATCTGCAGCGCTACTACGGCATGGAGTACGGCGCCGACTCCGTCCGCAGCTACGACAGCCTGGTGGTGCCGGGCCTGCTGCAGACGGAGGATTACGCGCGGGCGTTGATCAGCGCCGACGTGATGATCCGCCCGGTGCAGGTGGAACAGCTGGTCGCGGTGCGGATGCGCAGACAGCAGCGGTTGCGCGGCCCGGACCGGGTCGAACTCACCGCGGTGATGAGCGAGGCGACGTTGCTGCAGCAGATCGGCGGGCCGAAGGTGCTGCACGGCCAGCTGCGGTATCTGGCGGATCTGCTCGAGGACATCGAGACGGTGGAGGTACGGGTGATTCCGTTCAGCGCCCCGGCGGGTGCCATTCTCGGCGGCTCCAGCTTCCACCTGCTGGACTTCGCCGACGAGAGCCTGCCGACCTTCGCCTGGGCCGAGAGCGCCGTCTTCGGCGGTGCGGTCGACAATCCGGAACAGGTCCGCGACCTGGCCTTCGCCTACGTGCGCGCATTGGACCAATCGCTCGGCCGCACCGAGTCATTGGCGCTGATCAGGAAGCATGCCGACGTGTAA
- a CDS encoding ABC transporter permease, which yields MLLRGPGLAVPRWVLVPALAGFAFVAAPLVALAGAVDWSDFFGLVSSPTSRDALSLSMKTGVASTALCVLLGVPMAVVLARVRWRILPVLRAMVLLPLVLPPVVGGLALLYLFGRNGMLGGHLEAAGIRIAFSTTAVVLAQVFVALPFLVITLEGAMRTAGERYERIAATLGAGPSTVWWRITVPLLRPALVSGAVLSFARALGEFGATLTFAGSLRGRTRTLPLEIYLQREDDPDAAVALSLLLVLVAVVIVLVAYRRVGVAGGREWAGGLWRWGGSGRGRRR from the coding sequence ATGTTGTTGCGCGGCCCCGGGCTTGCCGTGCCGCGGTGGGTGCTGGTACCGGCGTTGGCCGGCTTCGCGTTCGTGGCCGCGCCGCTGGTGGCGCTGGCGGGGGCGGTCGACTGGTCGGACTTCTTCGGGCTGGTGAGCTCGCCGACCTCGCGAGATGCCTTGTCGCTCAGCATGAAGACCGGCGTGGCCAGCACCGCGCTGTGCGTGCTGCTGGGGGTGCCGATGGCGGTGGTGCTCGCCCGGGTGCGCTGGCGGATACTGCCGGTGTTGCGCGCGATGGTGTTGCTGCCGCTGGTCCTGCCGCCCGTCGTCGGCGGCCTCGCGCTGCTGTACCTGTTCGGGCGCAACGGGATGCTGGGCGGGCACCTGGAGGCGGCGGGAATCCGGATCGCGTTCAGTACCACCGCCGTCGTGCTGGCACAGGTCTTCGTGGCGCTGCCGTTCCTGGTGATCACCCTGGAGGGCGCGATGCGCACCGCCGGGGAGCGGTACGAGCGGATCGCCGCCACCCTGGGCGCCGGGCCGAGCACGGTCTGGTGGCGAATCACGGTGCCGCTGTTGCGTCCCGCGCTGGTGTCGGGTGCGGTGCTGTCGTTCGCCCGGGCCCTGGGTGAGTTCGGCGCCACCCTCACCTTCGCCGGCAGCCTGCGCGGGCGCACCAGGACGCTGCCGCTGGAGATCTATCTGCAGCGCGAGGACGATCCCGATGCGGCCGTGGCGCTTTCGCTGCTGCTGGTGCTGGTCGCGGTGGTGATCGTGCTGGTCGCGTACCGCCGGGTGGGGGTGGCCGGGGGGCGCGAGTGGGCGGGCGGACTGTGGCGCTGGGGCGGCTCCGGCCGAGGGCGGCGGCGATGA
- a CDS encoding DUF4190 domain-containing protein — MPEYPPPDQYPPPQGQYPPQGQYPPPPPGDYPGQQYWQESPKRRGLAITALVLGILAVVALITIVGAIVLGVFAVLFGIIAAVKARRGTAGGFGMAVAGIVLGLLALIGGVVGAIVIWGFFEDHGGRDYMDCVRDAGSDQARLDQCQRDFEDRVGNDLGVTLTPAPTN; from the coding sequence ATGCCCGAGTATCCGCCGCCCGATCAGTACCCGCCCCCGCAAGGCCAATATCCCCCGCAAGGGCAGTATCCCCCGCCCCCGCCGGGCGACTATCCGGGTCAGCAGTACTGGCAGGAGTCGCCGAAGCGGCGGGGCCTCGCGATCACCGCGCTGGTGCTGGGCATTCTGGCCGTGGTCGCACTGATCACCATCGTCGGCGCGATCGTCCTGGGCGTGTTCGCGGTGCTGTTCGGCATCATCGCGGCCGTCAAGGCACGCCGCGGCACGGCCGGCGGGTTCGGGATGGCGGTGGCTGGCATCGTGCTGGGCCTGCTGGCACTGATCGGCGGTGTGGTCGGGGCGATCGTCATCTGGGGCTTCTTCGAGGACCACGGCGGCCGGGACTACATGGACTGTGTCCGCGATGCCGGCAGTGATCAGGCCAGGCTCGACCAGTGCCAGCGAGATTTCGAGGACAGGGTGGGGAACGATCTGGGTGTCACGCTCACCCCTGCCCCGACCAATTGA
- the modA gene encoding molybdate ABC transporter substrate-binding protein, with protein MGSVGCGSSDSGGGATTVTVFAAASLNQVFTGLGTEFESAHPGTKVAFSFAGSSDLAAQLNQGAPADVFASADTANMDKVVKTGRITEPPQTFATNVLTIVTPPGNPKHIAALTDLAQPELRLVVCAPQVPCGSATKKVTTAAHVALSPVSEESAVTDVLAKVTSGEADAGLVYVTDAAGAGDKVATVPFPESAGAVNTYPLATVADSKQSELARQFEELVTGPQGRAALSRAGFGAP; from the coding sequence ATGGGATCGGTGGGCTGTGGCTCGTCGGACTCCGGCGGCGGCGCGACCACGGTGACGGTGTTCGCGGCGGCCTCGCTGAACCAGGTCTTCACCGGCCTCGGCACCGAGTTCGAGTCGGCGCATCCGGGGACGAAAGTGGCTTTCTCCTTTGCCGGTTCGTCGGATCTGGCCGCACAGCTGAATCAGGGTGCGCCCGCGGACGTCTTCGCCTCCGCCGATACCGCCAATATGGACAAGGTGGTGAAGACCGGCCGGATCACCGAGCCGCCGCAGACCTTCGCCACCAACGTGCTGACCATCGTCACCCCGCCCGGCAACCCGAAACATATTGCGGCACTGACGGACCTGGCCCAGCCGGAGCTGCGGCTGGTGGTGTGCGCACCGCAGGTGCCGTGCGGTTCCGCGACGAAGAAGGTGACCACCGCCGCGCACGTGGCCCTCTCGCCGGTGAGCGAGGAGTCGGCGGTGACCGATGTGCTGGCCAAGGTGACCTCGGGCGAGGCCGATGCCGGGCTGGTGTACGTCACCGACGCCGCGGGTGCGGGTGACAAGGTCGCCACCGTGCCCTTCCCCGAATCCGCGGGCGCGGTCAACACCTATCCCCTTGCCACCGTGGCCGATTCGAAGCAGTCCGAACTGGCGCGCCAGTTCGAGGAGCTGGTCACCGGGCCGCAGGGTCGCGCGGCGCTGTCGAGGGCCGGCTTCGGCGCGCCGTGA
- a CDS encoding TOBE domain-containing protein codes for MPSLRIRDAAELLGVSDDTVRRWIDAGTLAAHKDDAGRLAIDGRDLAALAVDHARPPQARLGSASSARNRFPGLVTRVVADGVMAQVEMQCGPFTVVSLMSSESVRALGLEPGSVAVASVKATTVVVETPPR; via the coding sequence GTGCCCAGCTTGCGTATCCGAGACGCCGCCGAACTGCTCGGTGTCAGCGACGACACCGTGCGCCGGTGGATCGATGCCGGCACGCTCGCCGCGCACAAGGACGACGCGGGCCGGCTGGCGATCGACGGACGGGACCTGGCCGCACTGGCGGTCGACCACGCCCGGCCGCCACAGGCCCGGCTGGGCAGTGCCAGTTCGGCACGCAATCGGTTCCCCGGACTGGTCACCCGTGTGGTGGCCGACGGGGTGATGGCACAGGTGGAGATGCAATGCGGACCGTTCACGGTGGTGTCGTTGATGAGCAGCGAGTCGGTGCGGGCGCTCGGTCTGGAACCGGGCAGCGTCGCGGTGGCGAGCGTGAAGGCGACCACGGTCGTGGTCGAGACGCCTCCGCGGTGA
- a CDS encoding DUF4185 domain-containing protein yields MGRGTAPALFGVLLTALGLAAPAAAAPAPWAPAPVNACGETGFDPLAREPDPNAPPAPVLPPNIDIPVPIPEIVPVPVPGPQPDNTRIDPAPLPPDPCANPCPDIRDTPKPAAAEEPAKPKEPAPDSSGSGSGSADSGSGDSGSGSNSGSGDSGSGGGSNSGSGSGSGSNSGPFNLPSVRIKPEPEPIPIPVPGGEPPAPQTPPPPIVHPAEPGPIAAPVAPRHLESTRLVNQVTGHGSTNRTDMRWGVDGTDLGIMWETKPDEIAVLFGDTFGKGWHPGGAGGADQDWRSNVLGYSTERDLSKGLSIDTMVQDSRCHAAELLDSRKIKNYETTVIPTSGFALGGRQYVSYMSVNHWDRIPGMWWTNNGGLAYSDDNGRTWVKDQYAKWDNMFGLHRFQVTTMVPHGDYVYMFGTPNGRVGVIGLARVPRAEVLNKSAYQYWVNGTWAPAAENTATPVLPGIAGEISVRYDESSGQWQMVYLDPARQAIVLRTAAEPQGAWNEGLPLVNTTEYPASYGGFIHPWSTGKDLYFTMSAWDSYNVYLMHSTLDEPADP; encoded by the coding sequence ATGGGAAGAGGCACTGCGCCTGCGCTTTTCGGTGTCCTGCTGACCGCCCTCGGCCTCGCCGCTCCGGCCGCCGCGGCGCCCGCGCCGTGGGCACCGGCACCGGTGAACGCCTGCGGCGAAACGGGTTTCGACCCGCTGGCGCGCGAGCCCGACCCGAACGCGCCACCGGCGCCGGTGCTGCCGCCGAATATTGATATCCCGGTGCCGATTCCGGAGATCGTTCCGGTTCCGGTTCCCGGGCCGCAGCCGGACAACACCCGCATCGATCCGGCGCCGCTGCCGCCCGACCCCTGCGCCAACCCGTGTCCCGACATTCGCGACACACCCAAGCCCGCCGCCGCCGAGGAACCGGCGAAGCCGAAGGAGCCCGCCCCCGACTCCTCCGGTTCCGGGTCGGGATCGGCCGACTCGGGCTCCGGCGACTCGGGCTCCGGCTCCAATTCGGGCTCCGGCGACTCGGGCTCCGGCGGCGGATCGAACTCCGGCTCGGGCAGCGGGTCCGGCTCCAACTCCGGCCCCTTCAACCTGCCGAGCGTGCGCATCAAGCCCGAGCCCGAACCGATTCCGATCCCGGTGCCGGGCGGCGAACCGCCGGCGCCGCAGACCCCGCCGCCGCCGATCGTCCATCCGGCCGAGCCGGGACCGATCGCCGCACCGGTGGCGCCTCGCCACCTCGAGTCGACGCGACTGGTGAACCAGGTGACCGGTCACGGCTCGACCAACCGCACCGATATGCGCTGGGGCGTCGACGGCACCGACCTGGGCATCATGTGGGAGACCAAGCCGGACGAGATCGCCGTGCTGTTCGGCGACACCTTCGGCAAGGGCTGGCACCCGGGCGGGGCCGGCGGGGCCGATCAGGACTGGCGCAGCAACGTCCTCGGCTACAGCACCGAACGCGACCTGTCCAAGGGTCTGAGCATCGATACGATGGTGCAGGACAGCCGTTGTCACGCCGCCGAACTGCTGGACAGCCGGAAGATCAAGAATTACGAGACCACTGTGATCCCGACCTCCGGCTTCGCGCTCGGCGGCCGGCAGTACGTGAGCTACATGTCGGTCAATCACTGGGACCGCATCCCGGGCATGTGGTGGACCAACAACGGCGGGCTCGCCTACTCCGACGACAACGGCCGCACCTGGGTCAAGGACCAGTACGCCAAGTGGGACAACATGTTCGGGCTGCACCGGTTCCAGGTCACCACGATGGTCCCGCACGGCGACTACGTGTACATGTTCGGCACCCCGAACGGCCGCGTCGGCGTCATCGGACTGGCCCGGGTGCCCCGCGCCGAGGTGCTCAACAAGTCGGCCTACCAGTACTGGGTGAACGGCACCTGGGCGCCGGCCGCCGAGAACACCGCCACCCCGGTGCTTCCGGGCATCGCGGGTGAGATCTCGGTCCGGTACGACGAATCCAGCGGCCAATGGCAGATGGTGTACCTGGATCCGGCGCGACAGGCCATCGTGCTGCGCACCGCGGCCGAGCCCCAGGGCGCCTGGAACGAGGGCCTGCCCCTGGTGAACACGACCGAGTATCCGGCGTCCTACGGCGGTTTCATCCACCCGTGGTCGACCGGCAAGGACCTGTACTTCACCATGTCGGCCTGGGACAGCTACAACGTCTACCTGATGCACTCGACCCTCGACGAACCCGCCGACCCGTAG
- a CDS encoding CCA tRNA nucleotidyltransferase, producing MSDPSVDRRTRLLAAAAITLGRLSDVLTPLGEMFAARGHQLYLVGGSVRDAVLGRLGTDLDFTTDARPDDVQQLLRGWADNLWDTGGLAFGTVSASKLGWQLEITTFRSDSYDRISRNPEVTFGDTLDGDLVRRDFTVNAMAVRIGAEGELQFLDPLNGMDALLAGVLDTPAAPEDSFHDDPLRMLRAARFVAQLGFDPASRVRAAIAAMADEIDRITAERVRAELDKLIAGEHPTEGIDVMCETGLAERVLPEVPAMRLEIDEHHQHKDVYQHSLTVLRQAVDQEEGDPDLVLRWAALLHDIGKPPTKRNEPGGGVSFHHHEVVGAKMTRKRMRTLKYPKQFTEDVARLVYLHLRFHGYGKGQWTDSAVRRYVTDAGDLLPRLHKLVRADCTTRNKRRAAQLQSTYDDLETRIERLRQQEDLERVRPDLDGNAIMELLGLEPGPQVGRAWRYLKDLRMDRGPMSRDEATEALLEWWNSGAP from the coding sequence GTGTCCGATCCGAGCGTGGATCGTCGTACTCGTCTACTCGCGGCCGCGGCGATAACCCTGGGCAGGCTGTCGGATGTGCTGACGCCGCTCGGCGAGATGTTCGCCGCGCGCGGGCATCAGCTGTATCTGGTCGGCGGCAGCGTGCGCGACGCGGTGCTGGGCCGGCTGGGCACGGACCTGGATTTCACCACCGACGCGCGCCCGGACGACGTGCAGCAGCTCCTGCGCGGGTGGGCCGACAATCTGTGGGACACCGGCGGTTTGGCGTTCGGCACGGTGAGCGCGTCGAAACTGGGCTGGCAGCTGGAGATCACCACCTTCCGCAGCGACAGCTACGACCGGATATCACGCAATCCGGAGGTGACCTTCGGCGACACCCTCGACGGCGACCTGGTCCGGCGCGATTTCACCGTCAACGCCATGGCCGTGCGGATCGGCGCCGAGGGCGAGCTGCAGTTCCTCGATCCGCTGAACGGCATGGACGCGCTGCTGGCCGGGGTGCTGGATACGCCTGCGGCGCCGGAGGATTCGTTTCACGACGATCCGCTGCGGATGTTGCGTGCCGCGCGCTTCGTGGCGCAGCTGGGATTCGATCCGGCGTCGCGGGTCCGTGCGGCGATCGCCGCCATGGCCGACGAGATCGACCGGATCACGGCCGAACGCGTGCGCGCCGAGCTGGACAAGCTGATCGCCGGCGAGCATCCGACCGAGGGCATCGACGTCATGTGCGAGACCGGCCTGGCCGAACGGGTGCTACCGGAGGTGCCGGCGATGCGGTTGGAGATCGACGAGCACCACCAGCACAAGGACGTCTACCAGCACTCCCTGACGGTGCTGCGGCAGGCCGTCGACCAGGAGGAGGGCGATCCGGACCTGGTGCTGCGCTGGGCGGCCCTGCTGCACGACATCGGCAAGCCGCCGACCAAGCGCAACGAGCCCGGCGGCGGGGTGAGCTTCCACCACCACGAGGTGGTCGGGGCCAAGATGACGCGCAAACGTATGCGCACGTTGAAGTATCCGAAGCAGTTCACCGAGGACGTGGCCCGGCTGGTCTACCTGCACCTGCGCTTCCACGGCTACGGCAAGGGCCAGTGGACCGATTCGGCGGTGCGCCGCTACGTGACCGACGCCGGCGATCTGCTGCCGCGGCTGCACAAACTGGTACGCGCCGACTGCACCACCCGGAACAAGCGCCGGGCCGCCCAGTTGCAGTCGACCTACGACGACCTGGAGACGCGCATCGAACGCCTGCGGCAGCAGGAGGACCTGGAGCGGGTGCGCCCGGACCTGGACGGCAACGCCATCATGGAACTGCTGGGCCTGGAACCCGGTCCGCAGGTCGGCCGGGCGTGGCGGTACCTGAAGGACCTGCGGATGGATCGCGGGCCGATGTCGCGGGACGAGGCGACGGAGGCGCTGCTGGAGTGGTGGAACTCCGGCGCGCCCTAG
- a CDS encoding pirin-like bicupin family protein: MSILTTPHIDVHRGGDRMKTRVAWLDSKHSFSFGEHYDPDNTHHGLLLVNNEDIVAPGQGFDTHPHRDMEIVTWVLSGALVHQDSLGHSGVIYPGLAQRMSAGSGILHSEKNDARGPAPDRGDTAEPVHFVQMWVVPDEPGLEPGYQQWEIDDELAGGGLVTVASGLPRYRDRTAIAINSSHSALHVARMPAASGAPPVHLPEAPYLHLFVAAGEIEMEGVGALYAGDAVRLARSGGQRIAVNSPAEILVWEMHARLGAQ, from the coding sequence GTGTCCATACTCACGACACCACACATCGACGTCCATCGCGGCGGCGACCGCATGAAAACCCGTGTGGCATGGCTGGATTCGAAGCATTCCTTCTCCTTCGGCGAACACTACGATCCCGACAACACCCATCACGGCCTGTTGCTGGTGAACAACGAGGACATCGTCGCGCCGGGCCAGGGCTTCGACACCCATCCCCATCGGGATATGGAGATCGTCACCTGGGTCCTGAGTGGCGCACTGGTACACCAGGATTCGCTCGGGCACAGCGGCGTGATCTATCCGGGCCTGGCCCAGCGCATGAGCGCCGGCTCGGGGATCCTGCACTCGGAGAAGAACGATGCGCGCGGGCCGGCGCCGGACCGGGGTGATACCGCCGAGCCGGTGCATTTCGTGCAGATGTGGGTGGTGCCCGACGAGCCCGGTCTGGAGCCCGGCTACCAGCAGTGGGAGATCGATGACGAACTGGCCGGCGGCGGGCTGGTGACGGTGGCCTCGGGCCTGCCGCGCTACCGCGACCGCACCGCGATCGCCATCAACAGCAGCCATTCCGCACTGCACGTCGCGCGGATGCCGGCGGCGTCCGGGGCCCCGCCGGTGCATCTCCCCGAAGCCCCCTACCTGCACTTGTTCGTCGCCGCGGGCGAGATCGAGATGGAGGGCGTCGGAGCCCTCTACGCGGGCGACGCGGTGCGGCTGGCCCGCAGTGGCGGTCAGCGGATCGCGGTGAACTCGCCCGCGGAGATCCTCGTGTGGGAGATGCACGCACGGCTCGGGGCGCAATAG
- a CDS encoding ABC transporter ATP-binding protein, with amino-acid sequence MTGGADGRPGLDVSVRVAERGLTAELSVAPGEVLAVLGPNGAGKSTLLEVVAGLVRPDVGHVRWGGRVLTDVAEGVAVPPHRREISLLAQDPLLFPHLSAEANVAFGPRSRGMRARAAARAARGWLGAVDASALAGRRPGALSGGQAQRVALARALAVEPRVVLLDEPMAALDVTAAPAMRTLLRRVLRERRDTKGLSAILVTHDIVDALTLADRVVVLDSGRIVEQGPVAAVLARPRSAFAARIAGVNLMIGTAVADGEAGMSRPSVEDGAAASDAAAPADSRQLTGAVRCGDDLVHGCRDSAWLPEVRAAAVFSPAAVAVHRDHPTGSPRNVFRVRVAELTDRGGIVRVHTDDGPDGAPGPIADLTPAAVAELGLAPGLEVYFAVKTTEVQVYPC; translated from the coding sequence GTGACCGGTGGGGCGGATGGTCGACCCGGGCTGGATGTTTCGGTTCGCGTCGCGGAGCGCGGTCTGACCGCGGAACTGAGTGTCGCCCCCGGCGAGGTGCTGGCGGTGCTCGGGCCGAACGGGGCCGGGAAGTCGACCCTGCTGGAGGTGGTGGCGGGGCTGGTGCGGCCGGACGTCGGCCACGTCCGGTGGGGCGGCCGGGTGCTCACGGATGTCGCCGAGGGTGTCGCGGTGCCGCCGCATCGCCGCGAAATCTCGCTGCTGGCACAGGATCCGCTCCTGTTCCCGCATCTGTCGGCGGAGGCGAACGTGGCGTTCGGGCCACGCAGCCGGGGAATGCGGGCGCGGGCCGCGGCGCGGGCGGCCCGCGGCTGGCTGGGCGCCGTCGACGCGTCGGCGCTGGCCGGGCGGCGGCCGGGGGCACTGTCCGGTGGTCAGGCGCAGCGGGTCGCGCTGGCCCGGGCGCTGGCCGTCGAGCCGCGGGTGGTGCTGCTGGACGAACCGATGGCCGCCCTCGACGTGACCGCCGCGCCGGCCATGCGCACCCTGCTGCGCCGAGTGTTGCGCGAGCGGCGGGACACCAAGGGGCTCAGCGCGATTCTGGTCACCCACGACATCGTCGACGCCCTCACACTCGCCGATCGCGTGGTGGTGCTGGACTCCGGGCGGATCGTCGAACAGGGTCCGGTGGCCGCCGTGCTGGCGCGTCCCCGCAGCGCGTTCGCCGCCCGGATCGCGGGGGTGAACCTGATGATCGGTACCGCGGTGGCCGACGGCGAGGCCGGAATGTCACGCCCGTCGGTCGAGGACGGCGCGGCCGCGAGCGATGCTGCGGCACCGGCGGATTCCCGACAGCTGACGGGTGCGGTGCGCTGCGGGGACGATCTCGTGCACGGATGTCGCGACAGCGCATGGCTGCCCGAGGTCCGGGCCGCGGCGGTCTTCTCCCCCGCCGCCGTCGCCGTGCACCGGGACCACCCGACCGGCAGTCCGCGCAACGTCTTTCGGGTCCGCGTCGCCGAACTCACCGACCGCGGCGGCATCGTCCGCGTGCACACCGACGACGGGCCCGACGGTGCGCCGGGCCCGATCGCCGACCTGACCCCGGCGGCCGTCGCCGAACTCGGCCTCGCTCCCGGCTTGGAGGTCTACTTCGCGGTGAAAACCACGGAGGTGCAGGTCTATCCGTGCTGA
- a CDS encoding MFS transporter, whose product MTERLASGPDESATAEPRSRWAAALAATARNPGMLRLALVRFAGQFGDGMFQAALSGAILFNPERATDPLDIAAGFTVLLLPYSLIGPYAGALLDRWDRRMVLLVANVLRGALIAATAAVLLAGIGETPLLLLALAVVGTSRFVLSGASAALPRVLEQRWLVPMNSVLATAASGCAGAGAAASVAIIGGIGTGDFASAVAVAVSAAGSVVGALAALSFHRHRLGPERSATAPRSSLRAIVTGLGTGARAVWESRECTTAMIGIGAHRIVFGADTLLMVLVLRRSPEELSLSSGLIGFGVAIAAAASGMLVAAVLAPVLIPWLGRPRTVLAGLATAVLVQAALVTPITLATGPAEQRAHQLLLVGAFLLGLAGQTIKLTGDACLQIDVDDARRGQVFALQDTVFNITFVAAVAGTAMLIPDDGRSAAVALAGAAVYGLGILAIALDTRRRAVTRPDRSVRPTHPDRSDR is encoded by the coding sequence ATGACCGAACGCCTCGCCTCGGGCCCGGACGAATCCGCCACCGCGGAACCCCGCTCCCGCTGGGCCGCCGCGCTGGCCGCCACCGCCCGCAATCCCGGCATGCTGCGGCTGGCGCTGGTGCGCTTCGCCGGACAGTTCGGCGACGGCATGTTCCAGGCGGCGCTGTCGGGCGCGATCCTGTTCAATCCGGAGCGCGCCACCGATCCGCTGGACATCGCGGCCGGATTCACCGTGCTGCTGCTGCCGTACTCGCTGATCGGCCCGTACGCCGGGGCACTGCTGGACCGCTGGGACCGGCGGATGGTGCTGCTGGTGGCGAACGTGCTGCGCGGCGCGCTGATCGCGGCGACCGCCGCCGTCCTGCTGGCCGGGATCGGCGAGACCCCGCTGCTCCTGCTGGCGCTGGCGGTGGTCGGGACCAGCCGATTCGTGTTGTCCGGGGCCAGTGCGGCGCTGCCGCGGGTACTGGAACAGCGCTGGCTGGTACCGATGAACTCGGTGCTGGCCACGGCGGCCTCGGGCTGCGCCGGGGCCGGCGCGGCCGCCTCGGTCGCGATCATCGGCGGCATCGGCACGGGCGATTTCGCCTCCGCGGTGGCGGTCGCCGTCAGTGCGGCCGGATCCGTCGTCGGCGCGCTGGCGGCGCTGAGCTTCCACCGCCACCGCCTCGGGCCGGAGCGCTCGGCGACCGCACCGCGCAGTTCGCTGCGTGCCATCGTGACCGGGCTGGGCACCGGGGCGCGGGCGGTGTGGGAATCGCGCGAATGCACCACCGCGATGATCGGCATCGGCGCGCACCGCATCGTGTTCGGCGCCGACACCCTGCTGATGGTGCTGGTGCTGCGGCGCTCGCCGGAGGAGTTGTCGCTGAGCAGCGGGCTGATCGGATTCGGGGTGGCCATCGCGGCCGCGGCATCCGGGATGCTGGTCGCCGCCGTGCTGGCGCCGGTGCTGATCCCGTGGCTGGGCCGACCGCGCACGGTGCTGGCGGGCCTGGCCACCGCCGTGCTGGTGCAGGCGGCGCTGGTCACGCCCATCACGCTGGCCACCGGTCCGGCCGAGCAGCGGGCCCATCAGCTGCTGCTGGTCGGCGCGTTCCTGCTGGGGCTGGCCGGCCAGACCATCAAGCTGACCGGCGACGCCTGCCTGCAGATCGATGTCGACGACGCCCGGCGCGGCCAGGTGTTCGCCCTGCAGGACACCGTCTTCAACATCACCTTCGTGGCGGCCGTCGCCGGGACGGCGATGCTGATCCCGGACGACGGCCGCTCGGCGGCGGTGGCGCTGGCCGGGGCGGCGGTCTACGGGCTGGGTATCCTCGCCATCGCGCTCGACACCCGGCGGCGCGCCGTCACACGCCCGGACCGATCTGTTCGTCCCACACACCCAGACCGCTCGGATCGGTGA
- a CDS encoding NUDIX hydrolase, with translation MSPADRANSRRRQPRRRGSAGNAADNRRGKPRMRTVRETSAGGLVVDGLNGPRENRSAALIGRTDRRGRLLWSLPKGHIEEGETAEQTAVREVAEETGIDGVVVAELGSIDYWFVTEGRRVHKTVHHYLMRSVGGELSDADIEVTKVAWVPLSELDSRLAYADERRLAEVANRLIDRMENGRQ, from the coding sequence GTGTCTCCGGCCGATCGCGCGAACAGTCGACGTCGCCAGCCCCGGCGCCGCGGTTCGGCCGGTAATGCGGCGGACAACCGCAGGGGCAAACCACGCATGCGCACCGTCCGCGAAACCTCCGCGGGCGGCCTGGTCGTCGACGGTCTGAACGGGCCCCGCGAGAACCGTTCCGCGGCCCTCATCGGACGTACCGACCGCCGGGGTCGGTTACTGTGGTCGCTGCCCAAGGGACATATCGAAGAGGGGGAGACCGCCGAGCAGACGGCCGTGCGCGAGGTCGCCGAGGAGACCGGCATCGACGGGGTGGTCGTCGCCGAGCTCGGGAGTATCGACTACTGGTTCGTCACCGAAGGCCGCCGGGTACACAAGACCGTGCATCACTATCTGATGCGGTCGGTGGGCGGCGAGCTGTCGGACGCGGACATCGAGGTCACGAAGGTGGCTTGGGTGCCGTTGAGCGAGCTGGACTCCCGGCTCGCCTACGCCGACGAGCGCCGGCTGGCCGAGGTCGCGAACCGCCTGATCGACCGGATGGAGAACGGCAGACAATGA